GCGACTGTCGGCTCGCTGGAAGTGGGCAAGGCCGCCGACCTGGTGGCCTTCGATCTGTCGGGCCTGGCCCAGCAGCCGATCTACGACCCGGTGTCGCAGCTGATCTATGCCACCGGTCGCGATTGCGTAAAACACCTGTGGGTGGGCGGCAAGCCGTTACTGGAGGATGGCCGGCTGACCCGCATGGACGAATCAACACTGATCGCCACGGCCCAGGCCTGGGGTCGCCGCATCAGCGGCCACAACGAATGACCACGCCCCTTGAGCCACGGCTCGGGGCACCTGATTTTTCAAGCTTTTCGAGGATCTGCACATGAGCAACGTCGACCACGCCGAAATCGCCAAATTCGAAGCCCTGGCCCATCGCTGGTGGGACCGTGAAAGCGAATTCAAACCCCTGCACGACATCAATCCGCTGCGGGTCAACTGGATTGACGAACGGGTCAACCTGGCAGGCAAGAAGGTGCTCGACGTCGGTTGCGGCGGCGGCATCCTCAGCGAAGCCATGGCCCAGCGCGGGGCGACGGTGATGGGCATCGACATGGGCGAAGCGCCACTGGCGGTTGCACAACTGCATCAGCTGGAGTCAGGCGTCAGCGTGGAATACCGGCAGACCACCGCCGAAGCCCTGGCCGAAGAAATGCCCGGGCAATTCGACGTGGTCACCTGCCTGGAAATGCTCGAGCACGTGCCAGACCCGTCATCGGTCATCCGCGCCTGTTTCCGCATGGTCAAGCCCGGCGGCCAGGTGTTCTTCTCCACGATCAACCGCAACCCGAAGGCCTATCTGTTCGCCATCGTCGGCGCCGAATACATCATGAAGCTGCTGCCTCGCGGCACTCACGACTTCAAGAAATTCATCCGCCCCTCCGAGCTGGGCGCCTGGAGCCGTGCGGCCGGGCTGACCGTCAAGGACATCATTGGCCTGACTTACAACCCGCTGACCAAGCACTACAAACTGGCGGCCGACGTTGACGT
The sequence above is drawn from the Pseudomonas sp. St316 genome and encodes:
- the ubiG gene encoding bifunctional 2-polyprenyl-6-hydroxyphenol methylase/3-demethylubiquinol 3-O-methyltransferase UbiG, with the translated sequence MSNVDHAEIAKFEALAHRWWDRESEFKPLHDINPLRVNWIDERVNLAGKKVLDVGCGGGILSEAMAQRGATVMGIDMGEAPLAVAQLHQLESGVSVEYRQTTAEALAEEMPGQFDVVTCLEMLEHVPDPSSVIRACFRMVKPGGQVFFSTINRNPKAYLFAIVGAEYIMKLLPRGTHDFKKFIRPSELGAWSRAAGLTVKDIIGLTYNPLTKHYKLAADVDVNYMIQTLREE